Proteins encoded within one genomic window of Pseudorasbora parva isolate DD20220531a chromosome 3, ASM2467924v1, whole genome shotgun sequence:
- the si:dkey-251i10.1 gene encoding ADP/ATP translocase 2, translating into MSEAALSFAKDFLAGGIAAAISETAVAPIERVKLLLQVQHASKQITVDKQYKGIVDCFVRIPKEQGFLSFWRGNSANVIRYFLTQALNFAFKDKYKKIFLDGVDSRTQFWRYFAGNLASGGAAGATSLCIVYPLDFARTRLAADVGKAGVDREFTGLANCLVKIFRADGVKGLYQGFNVSVQGIIIYRAAYFGIYDTAKGMLPDPQNTHIVVSWMIAHTVTIVAGFISYPFDTVRRCMMMQSGRKGVDVMYSGSIDCWRKTARDEGAKAFFKGAWSNVLRSLGGSLVLVLYDELKKNM; encoded by the exons ATGAGTGAGGCAGCTTTATCCTTCGCCAAGGACTTTTTGGCAGGTGGCATCGCCGCGGCGATCTCTGAGACTGCAGTAGCGCCCATAGAAAGAGTCAAGCTGCTCCTTCAG GTCCAGCATGCCAGCAAGCAAATCACAGTAGACAAACAATACAAAGGTATTGTAGACTGTTTTGTACGTATTCCCAAGGAGCAGGGCTTCCTGTCCTTCTGGAGAGGCAACTCGGCCAATGTCATTAGGTACTTCCTAACACAGGCTCTCAACTTTGCTTTCAAGGATAAGTATAAGAAGATTTTCCTGGATGGGGTTGACAGCCGTACCCAGTTTTGGAGGTACTTCGCTGGTAACCTGGCCTCCGGTGGTGCTGCTGGAGCCACGTCTCTGTGCATCGTCTACCCGCTTGACTTTGCCAGAACCCGTTTGGCTGCTGATGTCGGAAAGGCTGGGGTAGATAGAGAATTCACAGGCCTTGCAAACTGTTTAGTAAAGATCTTCAGGGCTGACGGCGTGAAGGGCTTGTATCAGGGCTTCAACGTGTCTGTGCAAGGCATCATCATCTACAGAGCGGCGTACTTTGGGATCTATGACACTGCCAAAG GCATGCTGCCCGACCCACAGAACACTCATATCGTGGTCAGCTGGATGATTGCTCACACAGTCACCATTGTGGCTGGCTTCATATCGTATCCCTTTGACACCGTACGCCGATGTATGATGATGCAATCTGGGCGTAAAGGAG ttgacGTAATGTACAGCGGCTCGATCGACTGCTGGAGGAAGACTGCTCGAGATGAGGGTGCCAAGGCCTTCTTTAAGGGCGCCTGGTCCAATGTGCTCCGAAGCTTGGGTGGATCCCTCGTCCTGGTTCTGTACGACGAGCTCAAGAAGAACATGTGA